GCCCAGGATGGGCGTGAGGAAAGCAAGTGCTAAGACCTAAGCTTCTATGTTAGTAAATTCCTGCAGCATCCGTACACAGTGTCTCCATTTCCTTAGCTCCCGTGTGCTTCCCAAAAagtcaagataaataaatatgtaagcaCCAGCAGTACCAAAACATACCAAACAATCCCCACTAATGTCACGTTCAAGTCTGCGGAGCTCTGTCCACAGGCCAGTGTTCAGTTGCATCTGGCTGGACATCTCAGGGCCTCTGGCACTGTCTACAAGCTGCCTAGCACCTTCTCGGTTTCGGTAGCTCACCGATACTTCCAGAACCCTTCccctctttctcgctctgcctgCTTCTTCTCTGTGTCCTTGACGGCTTGTCTCATGCGCACGTTCAGTGTTCCGTCCTGGgccccttcctgtctcccactgTGGCCCTCTTGAGCAGTCTCATCCCCATGGCTCCAGTTGCTGCTGCTcttgcccaggcctggctcctgaGTCCTGGACTTCTCCCTTCCAGCTCTCGCAACCTTCTTTGCTCGCATGTGGAGAAATGTATTCTAAGCTCAATGCTTCCAAAGCGCACTCAACCTGTTCCCCCTCCTCGTCCCATCCCCTCCCGCAGCTGAAATGACACCATCCCCTAGAGTCCCAGGAAGCAATCCAGAGGCTACCCTCACAGCCTGTCAATCACGTGGAGCTGTTGGTTCTTGGCCCTCAGTATCCACTTCACTGGCTTTTCTGATTCCCCTTGCAGGTGCCTGAGAGCACGGCACTGCTCTCTCGAATCCTCTCCCTAAACTCACTCTCTGCTCTCCAGAACAAGGAATGTCCAGAGGCACAAGCCTGATCTCGCCTCTCCTTTCAAAAAATGCTTCTGCCCATTCCCTAGTGCCCTCCTGGAGAAGCTCACATGCGTTAGGACTGCCGCTCCTCTCCGAGTGCTGGAGCCAGCTCACCTCCCCCCTTCACTGGCTCAGGTAAAAtgcaaacaaacaagacaagcctggttcctgacttcacagTCAAAGTCTAGTGGAGGAGGCAAACAAACCACCGAAAAAGCTCTCTTATTTTCTCCAAATGCGTTGAAAATGAGAGAAGGGAAAAACTGAGCACTTCAGTGGGGAAGGTGGTCAGGGCGTTCGGTTTGCTGGCTCCTGAGGTGGGGAGCCAGGAGGAGGAACAACCTAAGGGAGGACCACGAAGACTTGTTCTTTGTGATACAGATCTCTGcgatgcatttaaaatatttgcccATGGCCTTTAAGTAGACGTACATTGCTCAAAGTAGATATCTTCAGCGCTGCCGAAAACTTCTTGTCCAATATAAGGAAGACTCCAGAACTGGCAGAGGTGGCACCTGGTGTTCTGCATCTATAGTATCCCACAACTGGAGACTCTTGTATGTGCATCTGTGTGAGGGAGACGGAGAATGGGATGTACGTTATACCTGCAAGGCTCAGTTCAGTTCTTCTTTCTTCTAGGAAACTTTCCCAGTTGGCTCAGTCTGGGCATAGCTGCCCTCCCACGTCCAGCTCAGCCGTCATTGCTCTATATTGTAATGGCTTCCCTAGAGTAGATTATTTCCTAGTAAGTGCATTGTTTATCTTCTGGCTTTGTGGAATACCCAACATAGATAAGGTGTGACTTTTGACAAGTCGTTGCTTTCCTGTAAACCTTGGTTTATCTCATCCTTTCAGGTTAATACAACTCAGTACTTTGTGATAAGGCTTCACTGAGAATGTTGTGCAGTTTGGTAAGAATATAGTTACAGAGCAAAAAACTACACGGAATATCAGAATCTTATTATTAGGCTCCAAGGTTTCTTCTCTAGTTTTTCTTCTGGGGTGTTTGCATAGAGCAGCAAACGCTCAGTTAAAGAAAAGACACTCTGAGAGAACTGGAAAAGTCAGCCTTGCAATGTATGCTGTATCCACCAGAGGGCAGCCTAACCATGGACGCTGTGGAACTCTGTGTCTCAGAGCCCTGAGGTAACATTTTCCAGAGAGCTGAAAAttgtcttttttccccccttgcagccatttgggcgaAAACCTCTATAAAATAGATTACATTATCTCCTAGCCATTATGAGTAGATTATTGTAACTGTTTCCTGTGAATTAGTCTCACCATTTTCTGTCATTGTTGCTATTAAGCTCAATACGAGACCACTGcagctttttattttgaagaaaaaatgcATAAAGGAACTAAGAACTGGCACAGTTTATGCATTCATAGATTTACTATTATTTtcaggagagagatagagacagaaattgatctcccatcacctggttcacttcccagatgcacaCGAAAAcgagggctgagtcaggctgatgtcaagagcctggaaatcaattcaggtctccaacatgggttgcaGCGATCCGAGTACTAGATCCATCATTGCTACCCaacagggtgcacattggcaggaaggtggaggtggaagtggagctgggactcaaacccaggtactccagtgtggcatccaggtatcctaagcagcatcttaagcaTTTAAGCACTTACTACTCCAAACACCCATGCTggcatgttttaaaaacaaaatctattaCTCTTCCTTTGTACAACTGAACTATGCTTATGTAttagttagtttttctttactaCACCAAGACACCTGAGGCAACTAACCTTATAAAGATAAAAGAGTtgcttagctcacagttttggagttcAGGTCCAAGATCAGGTGGGCAGACATGCTTGGCCTCTGCGTGGGTGGTGGACCACATGGGACAAGGGATCACATggcgagccaggaagcagagggaaatATCTGGTCCAatggagcatttttttaaaaaatgtatttaagttatacaagtttcatgcatttcacagatacagatttaggaacatagtgcctTTTAGAATACCTTTCTCTTTCAAGAACTCACAAGGTCACATGAGAACTGGCATAAAGGGTGCCAAGGTGAGCAAGCAAGACCGGAATCTTGAGGTTGCCGTAATCTGACAGGGGAGTTTGCCTGGAACACTTTCTTCCCCTGGCTGAACACCACGCGGTGATGCTCAAGCTTTCCTTTCGGCGGATAGAAAACACAGAAGGAGGTCATTAAAGTTCCACTCCTGGTAATCAGCTCACCCACACCAGCACTGAGGTTTCTGGTTTAGGGGACAAAATGGGTGTTGAAGCCCTTCCTTGAGATAGCCAATATGGAGGAGGAAGTTTGAAAGGGGACAGGGTACATTCAGCACAGCACTGTTGAATTTGAGGTAGCTTTGGGACAACCACTCAATTGGATTAACTAACAAGTAGTCAGATAATCACATTACACTATGTGTTAACTCCTTCCAGGAGTTCACCATTGCTGACAGTGTAACTTCCAAGTTTCTCAACAAGACTTACAATTTCCCCTATCCAACTTCCCCTCTTCTCCCTACGCCACCAAAGATGCGAGGTCCAAACTCAGCTTATTTCTTCAAGGCGCAATGCTGCCTGTGGTCCCTGGGACTTTGAGGCGGCTCCTTTCTGTGCACCCAATGGAACTAGGTAGGTCCAGATAAGTACTAACTAGGTACTAGCATAACACAGTGAGCAAAAGCCTGTATCCATTTCCTCATGGAGCTGATGCTACAGTGGCAGAGTTAAATACTAATCCAGTAACTACACAAGTATGGAGACACTGCAAATGAGATCAGAGCTGCAAATGGAATACACCTAGTAGGAATGAGAGCCCAAGTACAGAAGATTTGCttacaaaatgttaatttcaaagGAGGGGAGCATACAGCTTTCTAGGCTGGGCAAACATCCTTGTGGAGGCGTGTAAATTAGTACCTTAAGGGGGAACTAGAGAAATATGCATTCCTTCTGAGGCGTCCTAACCAAGAAGTGGTAGAAAGACATAAGAGCAaacaattaaacaaacaaaaaaaaactagtcCATTTTGTCCCATAGCAGCCGCCATCCGCCCTCAGGTAGCCAAGGCCTCGTCGCACTGGAGTCTGGGAGTTGTAGTCCTGACCAGAGGCAGCAGGCATGGCGGCCTGCCTTGCAGGGGGCTGTGGGTCCTCCATGGGCCTGACCCGAGGCTTCCGCGCTGCCAGGGCGTTGCTCGCTGCGCCGGCCTCCGTCGCCTGTCGTAAGTGGAACGGGACTTGCGAGGCGGGGAGCGGGGGCTgctcagggccaggctggggggagACGCGTCCCGAGGTCACGATCGACCCTGGCATGGATCCCCATGGAGCCGCGGATTGGGGTGAACTGCGGCGCTCCGCGGGCTCTCAGGGCTTCCCCGGAGTCCTGACTTCAGTCGCCTGTGTCCGCAGGGGTCCACACGGAGCCTGGCCGTCCGCAGAGCAGTGGGCCTTCCGAGCCCCGCGCGTTCCAGCCGCCGCCGAAACCGGTCATCGTGGACAAGCGCCGCTCCCTGGACCgggagaggaggtgaggccgggccgggcggctcgCTGCCTGCACAGTGCACGCGGGCGGCAGAGTTAAATCCGAACCTCAGGCAGGGATTCCCGGGTTCTGAAACCCTTGTCCCGTCCCAGAGTTGTTGTTTTCCCTTTGAGGCTTATCCAGTAGCTGTTTACAGTCAGATCTGTTCTCTCGGAAGACGCTTAACCGTCGGTGGCAATCACTTGGCAAAACTCGCCGTTTTAGGCGGCAATGCCTGGCAGAAGGTGGTGCAGTGGTAAAAATCTCCGCTAGTCGGTGTCTGAAATTTCCCCTTCCAGTGTGATCCCTGAAATGAATGCTGGGAACCCGGGAGGGAACCTGGAAATTTGGACGACCTGATGAAAGTGCCTGTAGAGCTGTGTGACCTTTTCAAAGGCCAATTTTAGGAGGAAAAACTCGACGTCCTTGCAGCTTTCTCAACGGGCAGGAGGTTATTGGATTATCtctgagggttttgtttttttttttttttttaagaacatgtAAATATGCTCTGATTCTCAACTGAAACAAACTTGTATGTTAGGGAACCTAGGAATCAGAaaagattttcttattattttttaaggtttatttatttatttgaaagtcagagttacacagagagaggggaggcagagagagagagagaaagaggccttccatccgatggttcactccccaattggctgcaatggccggagctgcacctatcggaagccaggagccaggagcttcttccgggtctcccacgtgggtgcagggacccaaggacttgggccatcttctacagctttcccaggccatagcagaaactgggtcagaagtggagcagccgggactcgaaagggcgcccatatgggatgccgcactgcaggcggtggctttacctgccacgctacagcgccagccccaagatttccTTATTGTACGttgttttttaaatggaaaacaaatatatcttCAAAGGCAATACTTAAgttcagttaaataaaaatataagactTGTGCTCTGGAAAGCACTTTGGCCAAATGTGGTACATAATGTAGTACATTTGAAGTTGTGCATTGCTTTTCACCCAGAAGGTACACAACTTGAAGGGTTAATACACATGTACAAGGAGACACGGGCAACACTGACCAGAAAAATATTGTTTGTGACAATAGTTTGGAGGTGGCCTAGATGCCCATCAGTAGGTGAACTGCCAAATATAATAATAGAATATTATATGGCAGTGAAAATGAATGAACTAGAGCTAACCTTTAaacatggatgaatttcaaatttctgtAAAAAGCAATCTTCAAAAGAATTGATATGGTAGGTTACCATTTTCATGAATCTAAAACCTTACTAAACAGTATGATATATTGTCAAAATATGTATGCGTTTGTGAAGTATCAAGATGTAAGGAGACATTCTCTGCTTTCACCAATCAAGCTTAACTACTAAGCTGTTCTTGATGTGACATCATCAGATATTCTCACTAAAAATGTTTAACCTCAGTCAAGGTGTGTGAAACAATAAATCCCGAATCCAGTGACAGTCTATAAGATAATAGGGCCTTGACTGTTTAAAAaagttggagccagcactgtggcatagcgggtaaagctgctgccttcagtatgggcatcccatatgggtgctggtttgagtcccagatgctccacttctgatctagctctttgctatggcctgggaaagcagcagtactttataatttgtgtgtctttgtgggtgcaaacttaaaatctttacttaatatagagttgatcttctgtatgtaaagataattaaaaataaatcttaatgaagtatgggatgggagagggagtagaaggtgggacaggagtgggggtgggaggactgGTATGGGGAGAACTgctgtattcctttttttaaattatttatttaaagatttatttatttctttgaaagtcagcattacacagaggagaggcagagagagagaggtcttccatctgatggttcactccccagatggctgcaacagctggagctttgctgatccaaagaaaggatccaggagcgtcttccgggtctcccacgtgtgtgcagaggcccaaggacttgggccatcctctgctaccttctgaagtgcattaacaaggagctggatcagaagtggagcagccaggacccgaatgagcacccacatgggatgccagcattgcctgcagtggctttactcgccaCACTACAATTGCAGCCCCAGTCACCAAATTTAGAGTAGTGATTAACTGTAGGAAGTAGGGAGTAATGTACAGGGACTTCACCTATGCTGataatttatttcttgattttaggGGTGGTAGTGACAGGACTATGCATTATAATACATATATGTTTTTTCTGTAAGTTAAATACTTAATCAGTTTTAAATCAGTTAAAGAAGAACatagattgtttttattttatctttttgaaattttttaaagattcatttatttattcaaaaggcagagttaacagagaggcagaggcagagagagagagaggtcttccatctgctggttcacttcccagatggccacaatggccaaggttgcaccgatctgaagccaggagccaggagcttcttccaggtctcccacgtgggtccaggggcccaaggacttaggccatcttccactgctttcccaggccatagtagattttaaaaagggacaattctatttatttatttatttatttggcagagttagagaacaagagaaggagggggagagagagagagatcctccatccactgatttactccccaaatggctgcggtagctggggctgggccaggctaaagccaggagcttcatctgtgtctcccacttaggtgcaggggcccaagcacttgggccatcttctgctattttcccaggtgcattagcatggagcaggatcagaagtggagcagccaggtcttgaaccggcacccttgtagatgccagtgtcccagcttACTgtggccacactgctggccctgtGAAAACTGTTTTTAAAGCAATTggttatttatatgtttatatattctctaacataatctttttaaaaaatatttatttatttgtttaactgTTTTTAAAGCAATTggttatttatatgtttatatattctctaacataatctttttaaaaatatttatttatttatttatttatttatttatttatttatttgaaaggcagttacagagaggcagaggcagagagagacagaaccatctgctggttcattccccaagtggccgcaatggccagaagtgggcagatccgaagccaggagcttcttccgggtctcccatgtgggtgcaggagccaaggacttgggccatcttctactgctttcctaggccatagcagagagctggatgggaagtggagcagccaggactacagctGGCGGCtttactttctatgccacagcaccgaccccaccaACATAATCTATTGTAACATGTATAGCTCAATGTGAGGCCTGTGGATATGATCATAGCCTTTGGAGGCTGACAAGATATGCTTACATTTGAATCTTGATTTGACACATTTATAGCTAATGTAATAGTGGGTCAATTACTGCTTACCTTTTCCAAGCTCCAGTTTCTTCAACTATACAAGGAAATGGTGACACCAACCCCAGTCGGTTACAAGGATTAATTTAAGCTCTTGTTTAATGAAGTGGTTAATAACATGCCAGTTAGTACTTAGGAACTGGTAACTATTTTCATGAGCCCTAACAACACTTTTAGAAATAAAGTTGAGTTTCCTTATTTTTAGTAAGAATAAAGCATCAATAtcgtattttaatttctttggaaaGTTAACTTTTTGTTGGAGTTCCCTTTTAAGTtagctttcaattttctttttctccacagGTTCTTGAGTCCTGAATTCATTCCTCCACGGGGAAGAACAAATCCTCTGAAGttccaaatggaaagaaaagatatGTTAGAAAGGAGAAAAGTACTCCACATTCCGGAGTTCTATGTTGGTCAGTAAGAACTGGGTGCTTTATTATTAGTGCGGAGAGGGCTAGTTTTCTTTGCATAGAGAAGATTGTTTTTCACATATCTGGGTTTTGCCTGGGAGAGGCACTTAACTCCTAGtgttatattaaaatattgaGGAAGTTTAGTTACCTAGAAATATTGCTTATGTCTTCATCTCACGTACAAGTTCACTTCTGAATTTGTAGGAAGCATACTTCGTGTTACCACTGCTGACCCGTACGCTAAAGGCAAAAGCAGCCAGTTCCTGGGGATCTGTATCCAGAGATCGGGACAGGGCCTGGGGGCTACTTTTATCCTGAGGAATACTATTGAAGGACAAGGTGAGCTTCACAGCATAATTTTGGTTGTCTGGGAAGTGTTATGTCGGCATTGCTTTTTGATTCTGCAACCTGGGATAAGACACCTGGAACCTGAACGTGGAAGAGGGCTCTGGGGAAGATAGGCAGCATGTACCTTAGAACTGCAGGTACTGCTCAGACACCGTGGGAAGTCTGCTTTCTCTGAAAGGCACCTTTTGTTATGGGACCAggatggggtcagcattgtggtgcagtggggtaagccactgcttgtggagctgcatcccgcatcagagtggtgggtggagtcctgactgctctgcttctcacccaggtgcctggaaaggcagaggatgaCAAGTCAAGCATGGggtgctgccacccacataggagctcCAGATAGAGTTCCACGCTTtgacctggctgtggcagccatctggggagtgaaccagtgcatttaagacttctctctttgtgtctccttgtCTGTgtcactcagagagagagggagacactagagagaaatcttccatctgctggttcactctccaaatggccacagcagctggggctgggtcaggctgaagcaaggagcctggaactccatccaggtctcctgtgtgggttcaggggaccagGAATTTGCGCcatcttcatttgctttcctaggcaccttAGTAGGGAACTGTGAAcgaagcagagcatccagaaaTCAAATCAGGATGTTGGCGttgccttctgtgccacagcgccagcccctaaataaataatccttagaaaaggaaaaggaacaatAGCCATTAAAGTAGACTTCCCAAACCATGGCGTCATCAGCAGAAGGAACAAGCGACTCTAAAGCTGCGTTAGGATTAGGTAACCCATGAGGGCATTAAGACAAACAACTGATATCTGTCTGATTTACTTGTAAAAATGAATGCCTCCATGTTGGTTTATAtgaagctacttcaaaaagttcgtggaaaactagaattaaaaggtaagctcaTTTTTGCAGGAAAATATCTTGAAGTCTACACATAGTTTTCTCACAATATGTGTTTCCCTTGAACTTTTGAAGC
The window above is part of the Lepus europaeus isolate LE1 chromosome 13, mLepTim1.pri, whole genome shotgun sequence genome. Proteins encoded here:
- the MRPL19 gene encoding large ribosomal subunit protein bL19m yields the protein MAACLAGGCGSSMGLTRGFRAARALLAAPASVACRVHTEPGRPQSSGPSEPRAFQPPPKPVIVDKRRSLDRERRFLSPEFIPPRGRTNPLKFQMERKDMLERRKVLHIPEFYVGSILRVTTADPYAKGKSSQFLGICIQRSGQGLGATFILRNTIEGQGVEICFELYNPRIQEIQVIKLEKRLDDSLLYLRDALPEYSTFDMNMKPITPESSREVPVNKLQVKMKPKPWSKRWERPNFNIKGIQFDLSLTEEQMKAAQKWSQPWLEFDMMREYDTSKIKAAIWDEIEASKKS